A DNA window from Legionella sp. MW5194 contains the following coding sequences:
- the argS gene encoding arginine--tRNA ligase codes for MKETVENWLASAIATLKTAAVIPAELNVEIRIERTKDADHGDFATNLAMMLAKPCRQSPRQLAELIIAHLPKAPALERVEIAGPGFINFFLKSDTLSQVIAEILKQGEAYGSSDLGQGKKVLIEFVSANPTGPLHVGHGRGAAFGATLANLLTVAGYDVSREYYVNDAGRQMNILAVSVWLRYLSLAGESIVFPANGYRGEYVNEIAEQALGDYGMTYRQAWSQVSQGLPPDEPEGGDKESYIDAIIDRARELIGVEGFKHFHQLALNSVLCDIKSDLAEFGVRFDCWFSEQSLLDDGAINKGIEALKAGGHTYLQDGALWFKATAFGDEKDRVLIRANGQTTYFASDVAYHWNKYDRGFDRVIDIFGADHHGYVTRVRAAVNALGHDEDALNVLLVQFAILYRGGERVQMSTRSGSFVTLRELRDEVGNDAARFFYVMRKPEQHMDFDLDLAKSQSSDNPVYYIQYAHARISSVLRQLRERGLSWDEAMGLSHVNVLKETHEQALMTMIGRYPEVIKAAAGSCEPHQVAYYLRELANNLHSYYNAVQLLCEDEVQRAARLCLLKAVRQVLRNGLHLLGVSSPESM; via the coding sequence ATGAAAGAGACCGTGGAAAATTGGCTGGCATCGGCCATCGCAACATTAAAAACCGCAGCGGTTATTCCAGCTGAGTTGAATGTGGAAATCAGGATTGAGCGCACCAAAGACGCTGATCATGGTGATTTTGCGACCAATCTGGCAATGATGCTGGCGAAACCTTGCCGCCAATCACCCCGGCAACTGGCCGAATTAATTATTGCTCACCTGCCGAAAGCGCCTGCCCTTGAGCGGGTTGAAATTGCAGGCCCGGGCTTTATCAATTTCTTCCTGAAAAGCGACACCTTATCGCAGGTGATTGCTGAGATTCTCAAGCAGGGTGAAGCGTACGGTTCCAGCGATTTGGGGCAGGGTAAAAAAGTGCTGATTGAATTCGTGTCAGCCAATCCCACCGGACCTTTGCATGTGGGCCATGGCCGTGGTGCGGCATTTGGCGCCACGCTGGCGAACCTGCTGACTGTCGCCGGATATGACGTCAGCCGCGAATACTATGTTAATGACGCGGGGCGCCAGATGAATATTCTTGCGGTCAGCGTCTGGTTGCGCTATTTAAGTCTTGCCGGCGAAAGCATCGTTTTTCCTGCGAATGGTTACCGCGGGGAGTATGTCAATGAAATTGCCGAGCAGGCGCTCGGTGACTATGGCATGACCTATCGCCAGGCGTGGTCTCAGGTGAGCCAGGGCCTCCCCCCGGATGAGCCCGAGGGCGGCGACAAAGAAAGTTACATTGATGCCATCATTGACCGCGCACGGGAATTAATCGGTGTTGAGGGGTTTAAGCATTTCCATCAATTGGCCTTGAATTCGGTGTTGTGCGACATTAAAAGTGATCTGGCTGAATTCGGAGTGCGTTTTGACTGCTGGTTCTCCGAGCAATCCCTGCTCGATGACGGCGCAATCAATAAGGGCATTGAGGCGCTGAAAGCGGGTGGTCATACTTACCTGCAGGATGGGGCTTTGTGGTTTAAAGCCACAGCTTTTGGTGATGAAAAGGACAGGGTACTCATCCGGGCCAATGGTCAAACCACCTATTTTGCCTCCGACGTCGCTTACCATTGGAATAAGTACGATCGTGGTTTCGATCGCGTCATTGATATTTTTGGTGCGGATCATCACGGCTACGTGACCCGTGTCCGCGCCGCCGTGAATGCCTTAGGCCATGATGAAGATGCCTTAAATGTCCTGCTGGTACAGTTTGCCATCCTTTATCGCGGTGGCGAACGGGTGCAGATGTCGACCCGCAGCGGTTCCTTTGTTACCCTGCGTGAATTGCGTGATGAAGTCGGCAATGACGCGGCGCGCTTTTTCTATGTCATGCGCAAACCGGAACAACACATGGATTTTGATCTGGATTTGGCCAAATCGCAATCCAGCGACAACCCGGTGTATTACATTCAATACGCGCACGCCCGCATCAGCAGCGTATTACGGCAGTTGCGCGAACGTGGTTTAAGCTGGGATGAAGCCATGGGCTTAAGCCATGTCAATGTCCTGAAAGAAACCCATGAGCAGGCGTTGATGACAATGATAGGCCGCTACCCGGAGGTCATCAAGGCCGCTGCCGGCAGTTGTGAGCCGCATCAGGTGGCCTACTACCTGCGTGAACTTGCCAATAACCTGCACAGTTATTACAATGCGGTGCAATTATTATGCGAAGACGAGGTGCAACGCGCTGCACGGCTTTGTTTATTAAAGGCGGTCCGTCAGGTGTTGCGTAATGGTTTACATTTGTTGGGTGTCTCAAGCCCTGAGAGCATGTGA
- a CDS encoding APC family permease encodes MALKRTLSLTLVSFYGLGTILGAGIYALIGEVAKEAGNFTPVSFIIASILALFTAFSYAELSARFPHSAGSALYVRQAFKKAWLSGLVGWLVVLTGVTSAATIALGFASYFVLLLPAPPLLSVTVLVLLLGALTLWGIRESATVIMVMTLIEIGGLLLIIFYGRHAFAALGNSHWTWPSSMQGILIGAFIAFYAYIGFEDMVNTSEETINPEKTLPAGIFIALGGAMLLYLLVATVVIITLPTQLLTQSHMPLIDIITYQGHSPLLFTLIALIAIMNGILVQIIMASRLIYGMAKQDNAPAVFAQVYEKTHTPVYATVLVVAMILLFAYALPIATLAKLTSTIILCVFMLVHASLIRIKLGNRQKPSSFSVPIGIPIVAILLTLGFLGMQLWIAH; translated from the coding sequence ATGGCTTTGAAACGAACATTATCACTGACTCTGGTTTCTTTTTATGGTTTGGGAACCATTCTTGGCGCGGGGATTTATGCGCTAATCGGCGAAGTGGCCAAAGAAGCAGGAAATTTTACGCCAGTTTCATTCATTATCGCCTCCATTCTCGCATTGTTCACTGCATTCTCTTACGCGGAGTTAAGCGCCCGTTTTCCCCACAGCGCCGGATCGGCCCTCTATGTGCGGCAGGCGTTTAAGAAAGCCTGGTTATCCGGTTTGGTCGGATGGCTGGTAGTATTAACCGGCGTCACGTCTGCCGCCACCATCGCCCTGGGATTCGCCAGTTATTTTGTTTTGTTGCTGCCGGCTCCTCCCCTCCTCAGTGTCACCGTGCTTGTGCTGCTACTGGGGGCACTGACCCTGTGGGGCATTCGCGAGTCTGCCACGGTGATCATGGTCATGACCCTGATTGAAATCGGCGGCTTGCTATTGATTATTTTTTATGGCCGCCATGCCTTTGCAGCATTGGGAAACAGCCATTGGACATGGCCATCCTCCATGCAGGGCATTCTTATCGGCGCATTCATTGCTTTTTATGCCTACATTGGCTTTGAAGACATGGTCAATACCTCGGAGGAAACCATTAACCCTGAAAAAACTCTGCCCGCCGGTATTTTTATTGCCTTGGGTGGGGCAATGCTTCTCTACCTGCTGGTGGCAACCGTGGTCATTATCACCTTACCCACCCAGCTTCTGACGCAAAGCCACATGCCGCTTATCGACATCATCACCTACCAGGGTCACTCTCCACTGCTTTTTACCCTCATCGCACTCATCGCCATCATGAATGGCATTCTTGTACAAATCATCATGGCATCACGACTTATTTATGGTATGGCCAAACAGGATAATGCACCGGCTGTTTTCGCACAGGTGTATGAAAAAACGCACACGCCCGTGTATGCGACGGTTCTAGTGGTGGCAATGATTCTGTTGTTTGCCTATGCCTTGCCCATTGCGACCCTCGCTAAATTAACCAGCACCATTATCCTGTGCGTCTTCATGCTGGTCCATGCCTCCCTGATTAGAATTAAGCTCGGCAACCGGCAAAAACCGTCTTCTTTTTCCGTGCCCATAGGGATACCCATCGTGGCTATTCTGTTAACCTTGGGTTTTCTTGGCATGCAGCTATGGATAGCCCATTAA
- the sdbB gene encoding Dot/Icm T4SS effector alpha/beta hydrolase — MTSSFKRKIQTLLATVLFPTTHKDWYKEKGYGKGKLSAFADFLDSQSLNPKAPYHDVFQGLAVQRQWVDCVDYRKNPCKLDSIRLAPEKPKVKSGEGQHIVNFFGRLEYYECNFRDMALQAHATGATIHAFNPPGMNSSTGHVLEFNDLVNAGIAQVNALLKEGIHPDKIILQGNCMGAAVAEEVNAHFEKHLHIQLRRINSNSFKSMSALVTYLYPPLSLLKDTVKKLLEYTGWQTKPGKLFLATSPYKVYMSRVNDQTIRLKARMGTKVHKLAKQQEESANSEYGDYEPHRQWLDKHAIMALDTEKFGNDEHVNPHELDLYKLKSVVASDNVTAYDFVNRYIESSNHYIESHPQTVDDSQLKTGAPYLHEAPTAVFPEHGELQQTIIDALNEFLAVATLPEYRQLSREL, encoded by the coding sequence ATGACCAGTTCATTTAAAAGAAAAATTCAAACACTACTTGCCACCGTATTATTCCCTACCACTCACAAGGATTGGTACAAAGAGAAAGGGTATGGTAAAGGCAAGTTGAGTGCGTTTGCGGATTTTCTTGATAGCCAAAGCCTCAATCCCAAGGCCCCTTATCATGACGTATTTCAGGGTTTGGCGGTTCAAAGACAATGGGTTGATTGTGTCGATTACAGAAAAAATCCCTGCAAGCTCGACTCCATTCGCCTTGCACCAGAAAAGCCGAAGGTAAAATCCGGTGAGGGACAGCACATTGTCAATTTTTTCGGCCGCCTGGAATATTACGAGTGTAATTTTAGAGACATGGCCCTGCAGGCTCACGCCACAGGGGCCACCATCCATGCCTTTAATCCCCCCGGAATGAATTCAAGTACAGGCCATGTGCTGGAGTTCAACGATTTGGTTAATGCCGGCATCGCCCAGGTCAATGCTCTTTTAAAAGAAGGGATTCATCCAGACAAGATTATTCTGCAGGGTAACTGCATGGGTGCGGCCGTCGCAGAAGAAGTGAATGCTCATTTCGAAAAACACCTGCACATCCAGTTGCGACGAATTAACAGCAACTCCTTTAAATCGATGAGCGCGCTCGTTACTTACCTTTATCCTCCATTATCCCTGCTTAAGGATACCGTTAAGAAATTACTGGAATACACCGGCTGGCAAACCAAACCGGGTAAATTATTTCTTGCCACCAGTCCCTATAAAGTCTACATGAGCCGCGTGAACGATCAGACCATTCGGCTCAAGGCTAGAATGGGTACCAAGGTTCATAAACTCGCGAAGCAGCAGGAAGAAAGTGCCAATTCTGAGTATGGTGATTATGAACCGCACCGCCAATGGCTTGATAAGCACGCCATCATGGCCCTGGATACCGAAAAATTCGGCAATGATGAGCATGTCAATCCGCATGAACTGGATTTATATAAATTAAAATCAGTCGTAGCATCAGACAATGTGACGGCTTATGATTTTGTTAATCGCTACATTGAATCGTCAAATCACTACATTGAAAGCCATCCGCAAACGGTGGATGACAGCCAGTTAAAAACCGGAGCGCCCTATTTGCACGAAGCGCCTACCGCCGTATTTCCGGAGCATGGGGAACTTCAACAAACAATTATCGACGCTTTAAATGAATTTTTAGCGGTAGCCACGTTGCCTGAATACCGCCAGCTTTCAAGAGAACTGTAA
- a CDS encoding AI-2E family transporter: protein MNRAITFAAILVSVWIVGYLLIVGRSLLIPLVIAIFIWHLLNTVNNFIQNARLWRGRCPGWLSRILSILVVLLLGKILVDIITNNVNDVIEASSRYQDNLQNIFRRIDQQFNVKMMVNLDAFIKGISVQGFLVNVYGVFSTLMGSAVLIALYVAFLFVEQHYFNQKLAAILSQNNHRELVNNIISHIVKDTQTYLGLKTLLSIITAVASWIIMKLVGLDFAEFWALLIFFLNFIPNIGAIIATAFPALLALIQFDSWVPFVIITSGIVTIQFIIGNLVEPRFLSKSLNLSPLVILFALALWGAIWGILGMFLSVPITVMMMIIFAHFETTRPLAVMLSQDGYIQKAYAKLA from the coding sequence ATGAACCGTGCAATTACTTTTGCTGCCATACTTGTCTCAGTCTGGATTGTCGGCTACCTGCTTATTGTCGGGCGCAGTCTCCTTATTCCCCTGGTGATTGCCATTTTTATCTGGCACCTGCTTAACACCGTCAATAATTTTATTCAGAATGCACGACTCTGGCGCGGCCGTTGCCCGGGCTGGCTAAGCCGGATTTTATCCATTCTGGTGGTGCTGCTGCTCGGTAAGATCCTCGTTGACATCATTACCAATAATGTCAACGATGTGATTGAAGCCTCGTCGCGCTACCAGGACAACCTGCAGAATATCTTTAGACGAATTGATCAGCAGTTCAATGTCAAAATGATGGTCAATCTGGATGCCTTCATTAAAGGGATCAGTGTGCAGGGTTTTTTGGTGAATGTTTACGGTGTTTTCAGTACCCTGATGGGTTCAGCGGTGCTGATTGCCCTCTATGTCGCGTTTTTATTTGTCGAACAACATTATTTCAATCAAAAACTGGCTGCCATTCTGTCGCAGAATAATCATCGCGAACTGGTGAATAACATTATCTCGCACATTGTCAAAGACACCCAAACGTATTTGGGATTAAAAACCCTGCTCAGTATTATCACCGCGGTTGCCAGTTGGATTATTATGAAGCTGGTAGGGCTTGATTTTGCCGAATTCTGGGCACTGCTTATTTTTTTCCTTAATTTCATTCCCAATATTGGCGCTATCATTGCGACGGCCTTTCCCGCGCTCTTAGCCCTCATCCAGTTCGACAGCTGGGTGCCGTTTGTGATCATTACGTCAGGGATAGTCACCATTCAATTCATTATCGGTAATCTTGTTGAACCCCGCTTCTTAAGTAAATCGCTGAACTTAAGTCCTTTGGTTATCCTCTTTGCCTTAGCGCTCTGGGGCGCCATCTGGGGCATCCTGGGCATGTTTCTTTCTGTGCCCATTACCGTGATGATGATGATTATCTTTGCTCATTTTGAAACCACAAGGCCTTTGGCCGTCATGCTGTCACAGGATGGATATATCCAGAAAGCCTACGCGAAACTGGCCTAA
- the recG gene encoding ATP-dependent DNA helicase RecG yields MLSQSCQTLAGIGPALAAKLARCGIHTVADLLFHLPFRYQDRTRITPIQDVRLNDYCVIAGRVCKTEIKYGKKMMLYCYVEDKTGLLRLRFFHFNKQQIKALNESPWLRAFGEIRLVGTQHEMIHPEYQLLKSEDDFTVEEHLTPIYPATQGLSQSRLRQLAETALLACEDELKALEWMSDDELARYQLPSFDKAMPLLHRPPPDISIETLQDGSHPALKRLIFDELLAQRVSMQFARLHRSTLTAPVIAPREGRVPQFLNTLPFTLTQAQWRVVDDIQSDLSQPRPMLRLVQGDVGSGKTVVAALAALAAIDAGYQVAFMAPTELLSEQHANTLRTWFAPLGIACVQLTGSMKSSQRREALAQLAQHQCGVVIGTHALFQEEVAFARLGLVIIDEQHRFGVEQRLLLQQKGQQQNLIPHQLLMTATPIPRTLAMTQFAHLDLSVIDELPPGRTPVTTAVISQDKRAAVIARLASAIAEGRQAYWVCTLIEESEKLQCMAATETAAVLQAQLPDVRVGLVHGRMKPVEKEATMAAFKQGELDLLVATTVIEVGVDVPNASLMIIENAERLGLSQLHQLRGRVGRGSAQSHCLLLYQSPLSSTGSERLRIMRASTDGFLIAEKDLELRGGGEILGARQAGYQVFKLANLSRDKTLLPMIAEAAKELVTHSPQTARTVARRWLGEFEQFLQG; encoded by the coding sequence TTGCTCTCACAATCCTGTCAAACCTTAGCCGGCATAGGACCTGCCCTGGCCGCCAAACTGGCGCGCTGCGGTATTCATACCGTCGCGGATTTGCTTTTCCATCTGCCTTTTCGTTATCAGGACAGAACGCGTATTACGCCAATCCAGGATGTGCGCTTAAATGATTACTGTGTCATAGCCGGGCGAGTTTGTAAAACAGAAATCAAATACGGCAAAAAGATGATGCTGTATTGTTATGTTGAAGACAAGACCGGCCTGTTGCGTCTGCGTTTTTTTCACTTTAATAAACAACAGATAAAAGCCCTGAATGAAAGCCCATGGCTGCGCGCCTTTGGTGAGATCCGCCTGGTTGGCACTCAACATGAAATGATTCACCCGGAGTACCAGTTGCTTAAAAGCGAGGATGACTTTACGGTAGAAGAACATTTAACACCCATTTATCCCGCCACCCAGGGCTTAAGTCAATCGCGTCTGCGTCAATTGGCCGAGACGGCATTGCTGGCCTGTGAGGACGAATTAAAAGCACTGGAATGGATGTCGGATGACGAGTTGGCGCGCTATCAGCTTCCCTCGTTTGATAAGGCCATGCCCTTGCTGCATCGCCCGCCGCCGGATATTTCCATTGAAACCCTGCAGGACGGTTCCCACCCTGCCCTGAAGCGGCTGATTTTTGATGAACTCCTGGCGCAACGCGTCAGCATGCAGTTTGCGAGACTTCATCGCAGTACTCTGACTGCTCCGGTCATTGCCCCGCGAGAAGGCCGAGTGCCACAGTTTCTCAACACCTTACCGTTTACCCTTACTCAGGCGCAATGGCGGGTCGTAGACGACATTCAAAGCGATTTAAGCCAGCCGCGCCCCATGCTTCGTCTGGTTCAGGGTGATGTCGGCTCGGGTAAGACCGTCGTTGCCGCTTTAGCAGCGCTTGCCGCGATTGACGCGGGCTATCAGGTGGCTTTTATGGCACCAACGGAGCTTTTAAGTGAGCAGCATGCCAATACTCTGCGTACCTGGTTTGCCCCCCTGGGTATTGCCTGCGTGCAGTTAACCGGAAGCATGAAAAGCAGCCAGCGCCGTGAGGCCTTAGCCCAATTGGCGCAACATCAATGCGGTGTTGTCATTGGCACTCACGCGCTTTTTCAGGAGGAGGTGGCGTTTGCCCGCCTGGGCCTGGTAATTATTGATGAACAGCATCGCTTCGGGGTGGAACAACGCTTGTTATTGCAGCAAAAAGGACAGCAGCAAAACCTCATCCCGCATCAACTGTTAATGACGGCCACGCCCATCCCAAGAACATTGGCCATGACCCAGTTCGCCCACCTTGATTTATCGGTCATTGATGAACTGCCCCCGGGTCGTACGCCAGTCACAACAGCCGTCATTAGTCAGGATAAACGTGCGGCTGTGATTGCACGGCTGGCGTCGGCGATTGCCGAAGGCCGTCAGGCGTACTGGGTATGCACCCTGATTGAAGAATCGGAAAAATTGCAATGCATGGCCGCCACGGAAACAGCAGCGGTTTTGCAGGCGCAATTACCCGACGTGCGCGTCGGCCTGGTCCATGGCCGCATGAAACCGGTTGAAAAAGAAGCAACCATGGCGGCATTTAAACAGGGCGAGCTTGACTTGCTGGTTGCCACCACCGTCATTGAAGTGGGTGTTGATGTTCCAAATGCCAGTTTGATGATCATAGAAAATGCAGAACGCCTGGGGTTGTCGCAACTGCATCAACTCCGCGGCCGTGTCGGACGCGGCAGTGCCCAATCGCATTGCCTGCTGCTTTATCAATCACCGCTTTCATCAACGGGCTCGGAACGTTTACGGATTATGCGGGCATCGACAGATGGCTTTCTCATCGCGGAAAAAGATCTGGAACTGCGCGGCGGCGGTGAGATATTGGGGGCTCGCCAAGCCGGTTATCAGGTGTTTAAACTGGCTAATCTCAGCCGCGATAAAACGCTGTTGCCCATGATTGCTGAGGCGGCTAAAGAACTCGTTACTCACTCCCCCCAAACAGCACGAACCGTGGCTCGCCGCTGGTTGGGGGAGTTTGAACAGTTTTTGCAGGGTTAA
- a CDS encoding cysteine dioxygenase, producing the protein MKSDIDLIHQLNVDALNEAIKTLDTVTYEAVAELIPRLLQEGKLNLDHSIYTPANPDVLDARGIGRYMLYDHPDADNPFSIWLFALAPRQKTTIHDHLYRGTVTVLSEAVSEKYYQPSGEETASLTGRSDRFRFHTNHDQLNDGFVHQLKRRKALGAGISCTLHIYEMPAYKVSMDGEKNDNRNLKRIYGKEKTPKRTHPPYIAEEPVEVGRFTP; encoded by the coding sequence ATGAAATCGGATATTGACTTGATTCATCAACTGAACGTCGATGCCCTTAATGAGGCAATCAAAACCCTTGATACGGTGACTTATGAGGCCGTTGCTGAACTCATTCCCCGGCTGTTGCAGGAAGGAAAATTGAACCTTGATCATTCCATTTATACGCCTGCTAATCCCGACGTGCTGGATGCACGTGGCATTGGCCGGTACATGCTGTACGATCATCCAGACGCTGATAATCCTTTCTCCATCTGGCTGTTTGCGCTTGCTCCGCGCCAGAAAACCACCATTCATGATCACCTTTATCGGGGCACGGTGACGGTACTCAGCGAGGCGGTGTCTGAAAAATATTACCAGCCGAGCGGTGAGGAAACCGCCTCGCTGACGGGGCGCAGTGATCGCTTTCGCTTCCATACCAATCACGATCAATTAAACGATGGTTTTGTCCATCAACTGAAACGCCGAAAAGCACTGGGAGCAGGCATCAGTTGTACCTTGCATATTTATGAAATGCCGGCCTACAAGGTCAGTATGGATGGTGAGAAAAACGATAACCGCAACTTGAAACGTATTTATGGCAAGGAAAAAACACCTAAAAGGACGCATCCGCCCTACATTGCGGAAGAGCCAGTTGAAGTAGGACGCTTTACACCCTGA
- a CDS encoding cation diffusion facilitator family transporter, with protein MLNHDRYWQAKRVTLIGALINALLGIIKLIGGALFHSHALVADGIHSLSDLITDMMVLFASKYGSLGADTTHPYGHQRIETAATLLLALLLVLAGAGIAWDAVNELMHPDKAIPGKIALIIALFSIFANELLFHYTRHVGKLIDSPLIIANAWHHRSDAASSVVVALGLVGSLGGLTYLDAVAAIIVGLMIIKMGMAYGWNSVKELVDTAVDAEMLAKIEKNIQHVNGVKKIHQLRSRLMGGDIFIDVHVLVDPFISVSEGHYIAQHVHHALMKQLTRVKDVTVHIDPEDDEISCPSLHLRNRRQLEKEILNPWQRAYPGIKDWTLHYLDGRLIIDLMVDKTNLDQATLSDTLRAALANHPEIKEIRVLLYHEVIAYESA; from the coding sequence ATGCTCAATCATGATCGTTACTGGCAGGCTAAACGGGTAACCTTGATTGGCGCCTTAATCAATGCCCTTCTTGGCATCATCAAATTGATTGGCGGCGCCCTGTTTCACTCGCATGCATTAGTCGCGGACGGCATTCATTCCCTGTCCGATTTAATCACCGACATGATGGTGCTTTTCGCCTCCAAATACGGCAGTCTTGGGGCCGATACGACCCATCCCTATGGTCATCAACGCATTGAGACAGCGGCAACACTCTTATTAGCCCTGCTCCTGGTTCTTGCTGGCGCAGGGATTGCCTGGGACGCGGTCAATGAACTGATGCATCCTGATAAAGCCATCCCTGGAAAAATTGCCTTGATTATTGCGCTGTTCTCCATTTTCGCCAATGAATTACTTTTTCACTACACCCGTCATGTTGGCAAATTGATTGACTCACCGCTAATTATCGCCAATGCCTGGCATCATCGTTCCGATGCAGCCTCCTCCGTTGTCGTCGCACTGGGCTTGGTCGGCAGTCTGGGCGGATTAACCTACCTCGACGCCGTCGCAGCGATTATCGTCGGCCTTATGATCATTAAAATGGGCATGGCCTATGGCTGGAACAGCGTCAAGGAACTGGTGGACACCGCCGTCGATGCGGAAATGCTGGCTAAAATTGAAAAAAACATTCAGCACGTCAACGGAGTTAAAAAAATTCACCAGTTGCGCAGCCGCCTGATGGGGGGTGACATATTCATTGACGTGCATGTCCTGGTTGACCCCTTTATTTCCGTATCCGAAGGCCATTACATCGCCCAACACGTGCATCATGCTCTGATGAAGCAATTGACTCGCGTGAAGGATGTCACTGTACACATTGATCCCGAGGACGATGAAATCTCCTGCCCCTCCCTGCACCTGCGTAATCGCCGGCAATTGGAAAAAGAAATCCTTAACCCCTGGCAACGGGCGTATCCGGGCATTAAAGACTGGACGCTTCATTATCTGGACGGCCGTCTGATTATTGACTTGATGGTGGATAAAACCAACCTCGATCAAGCCACTCTGTCAGACACCCTGCGGGCCGCGTTGGCCAACCATCCTGAAATAAAAGAAATAAGAGTATTGCTCTATCACGAGGTCATTGCCTATGAATCGGCCTGA
- a CDS encoding D-2-hydroxyacid dehydrogenase, with protein sequence MNDGLNFDQLLPLGNLTVYDKTAEDEIVERARDATMIVTNKVKLNDWHFERLPRLRYIGETATGVDNIDVVAAKERGIVVTNVPDYSTDSVAQHVMALLLAYTNGVERHAHSVAQGEWQQHPYFAYWLKPVTELAGMTLGTLGYGKVAQRLATVAQAFGMRVIAHKPTPFQDETVRWVDFDTLLQQSDVLSLHCPLTVNTRHVINRETLLKMKAGSLLINTGRGGLIDEQALAFALKQNHLAAACLDVLTQEPPEMNNPLTALRNCLITPHIAWASLAARKRLLNTVCENIIHFLNQKPVNTV encoded by the coding sequence ATGAACGACGGATTAAATTTTGATCAGCTCCTTCCGCTCGGCAATCTGACTGTGTATGACAAAACAGCAGAGGATGAGATTGTTGAACGCGCCCGGGATGCGACGATGATCGTCACCAACAAAGTCAAACTGAATGACTGGCATTTTGAACGCTTGCCACGCCTGCGTTACATCGGTGAAACCGCAACCGGAGTCGACAACATTGATGTGGTGGCCGCCAAAGAACGCGGCATTGTCGTCACCAATGTCCCCGATTACAGCACCGACAGTGTCGCTCAGCATGTTATGGCGTTACTGCTGGCTTACACGAATGGCGTCGAACGCCACGCCCATTCGGTGGCCCAGGGGGAATGGCAACAACACCCGTATTTTGCCTACTGGCTTAAACCGGTTACTGAACTGGCAGGAATGACACTGGGGACGCTCGGTTATGGCAAGGTGGCGCAACGTCTTGCGACCGTGGCACAGGCGTTTGGTATGCGCGTCATTGCCCACAAGCCCACCCCCTTTCAGGATGAGACAGTTCGTTGGGTGGACTTTGACACGCTGCTTCAGCAAAGCGATGTGTTAAGCCTGCATTGTCCCTTGACAGTGAACACACGGCATGTCATTAACCGCGAAACCTTGCTTAAGATGAAAGCAGGCAGCCTGCTTATCAATACCGGCCGCGGCGGCTTAATCGATGAACAGGCTCTGGCGTTTGCCTTAAAGCAGAATCATTTGGCGGCGGCCTGTCTGGATGTGTTAACTCAGGAGCCACCGGAAATGAACAATCCGCTGACGGCACTTCGCAATTGCCTGATTACGCCCCACATCGCCTGGGCGAGTCTTGCGGCAAGAAAACGCTTGCTAAATACTGTCTGTGAAAATATTATTCATTTCCTTAATCAAAAACCCGTCAATACGGTTTAA
- a CDS encoding ZIP family metal transporter, translated as MDAGTTLKLFFALIIFVVILLAGWLPFKRKSQEDHIDFPIGETLATGIFLGAALMHMLPEANLLFHTMGFDYPFAYIIAGLVFLFFLWFEHLGKELYQHHHSNHPAFAILAWAMLSIHSLMLGAALGLNHNNSFVIMLFLAIITHKWAESFAIAMQLNKSSLTFNKSLLFFLSFSLMTPVGIFFGWYFGHGVETNSLIDPILIAASAGTFLYLGTLHGLEKCVMVERCCNLRDFSFVIIGFLLMASVAAYV; from the coding sequence ATGGATGCAGGCACAACGTTAAAGCTGTTTTTTGCTCTGATAATCTTTGTCGTGATTCTGCTGGCCGGCTGGCTTCCTTTCAAACGGAAAAGTCAGGAAGATCACATTGATTTTCCCATTGGCGAAACCCTGGCTACCGGTATTTTCCTGGGAGCCGCGCTAATGCACATGCTGCCGGAAGCCAATTTACTGTTCCATACCATGGGTTTTGATTACCCCTTCGCTTACATCATTGCCGGCCTTGTGTTTCTGTTTTTCCTATGGTTTGAACATTTAGGTAAAGAATTGTATCAACACCATCACAGCAATCACCCCGCGTTTGCCATTCTGGCCTGGGCCATGTTATCCATTCATTCCCTCATGCTGGGTGCTGCCTTAGGATTAAATCACAACAATTCATTTGTGATTATGCTGTTTTTGGCTATCATTACCCATAAATGGGCCGAGAGTTTCGCCATTGCCATGCAATTGAATAAAAGCTCGCTGACATTTAACAAAAGTCTATTGTTCTTTTTAAGTTTCAGCCTGATGACACCGGTGGGTATTTTTTTTGGCTGGTACTTTGGCCATGGGGTTGAAACCAACTCCCTGATTGACCCCATCCTCATTGCCGCCTCGGCCGGCACGTTTCTCTATCTGGGTACCCTGCATGGCCTTGAAAAATGCGTGATGGTGGAGCGATGCTGCAATTTACGCGATTTTAGCTTCGTCATTATTGGGTTTTTACTCATGGCTTCGGTGGCTGCCTATGTCTGA